A genomic region of Zea mays cultivar B73 chromosome 6, Zm-B73-REFERENCE-NAM-5.0, whole genome shotgun sequence contains the following coding sequences:
- the LOC103630179 gene encoding uncharacterized protein: MIQLLFSLLAAEAALVLALLFPTPVRRLALLAIDRAKRGRGPVMAKTIAGTMLLVLVSAFYSVAKIRRREGELGQLTPTDQVLASRHLLEASLMGYSLFLGLIIDRLHHYIRELRMLRKDMEAVTEQGRTLEAAKSGSTDEIQGYQKEVASLKEQVQELQNQSQKKTERLKTAEANSVALQKQSEGLLAEYDRLIAENRDLRDQLQSIDLRLSHSGGKKNS; the protein is encoded by the exons ATGATCCAGCTCCTGTTCTCGCTGCTGGCCGCGGAGGCCGCGCTGGTGCTGGCGCTGCTCTTCCCCACGCCCGTGCGCCGCCTGGCTCTGCTCGCCATCGATCGCGCCAAGAGGGGGCGCGGACCCGTCATGGCCAAGACCATCGCGGGCACCATGCTCCTCGTACTAGTCTCTGCTTTCTACAGCGTCGCTAAGATCCGCCGCcgcgagggcgagctcggacagcTCACGCCCACCGACCAGGTGCTCGCCAGTCGCCACCTCCTCGAGGCGTCGCTCATGG GATACTCTCTGTTTCTTGGATTAATTATTGACCGATTACATCACTATATTAGAGAGTTGAGAATGTTGAGGAAAGACATGGAGGCTGTAACAGAGCAGGGCCGGACACTAGAAGCAGCAAAATCCGGAAGCACTGACGAGATTCAAGGATACCAGAAAGAGGTTGCGAGTTTGAAGGAACAAGTGCAAGAGCTCCAGAACCAATCACAAAAGAAAACAGAGCGACTAAAAACCGCCGAAGCAAATTCTGTAGCTTTACAGAAACAATCGGAAGGTTTACTCGCTGAATATGACCGTCTCATTGCGGAGAACAGGGATTTGAGGGACCAACTGCAGTCAATTGACCTCCGCCTGTCCCATTCTGGCGGAAAGAAGAACTCGTGA